In Halobacterium noricense, the genomic stretch TAGCGCATGATGGAGGGCGTCCCGAAGTCCGAGAGCGCGTACAGCGCGGCGAGCAGCGCGCCCGCGGTCACGCCCGGAAGTATCTGGGGGACGGTGACGCGCTCGAACGCCTCCCACCGCGAGTGGTTGAGGGTGCGCGCGGCTTCGACGAGCGTGCCGTCGAAGGAGAGCAGCGCGGCCCGCGTGGTGAGGAAGACGTAGGGGTACGTGAACAGAATCAGCACGAGCGCCGTGCCGTGGAGCCCGTAGATGGCGGGGATGCGTTCGACGCCCAGCGGGGCGAGCGCGTCCGCGAGGTCGCCTTGCGGGCCGAACGCGGAGACGAACGTGAACGCGCCGATGTAGCTCGGGACGACCAGCGGGAGCGCCGCGACGACCGTCCAGGCGCGCCGCCCCGGGAGGTCGGTCTGGACGGTGAGCACGGCCAGCGGCACGCCGACGAGCACGCAGCCCAGCGTCACCCAGACCACGAGCACGAAGCTGTTGACGAGCACGTCGAGGCTGCCGGTCTCCGTGAGGAGGCCGACGAGGTGGCCGAGCCCGTAGTTCGACGCGCGGACGAGCAGGCCGACCAGCGGCAGGGAGACGAACGCCGCGACGGCGCCGGCCAGCACTGCGAGCGAGAGCCCCGGCTCGTCGTCGCCGTCGACGGCGTCGCGGAGGCGTGCGAGGCGCTCGCGGGCTGCCATCTACGAGAGGATGCCGACGTCCTCGAGGAGTTGGATGGTTGGCTGGACGTCCGACAGCGCCTGGAGGTCCAGGTCCGGCGGCGAGAGCTCCTCGATGGTGGGGAGCGGGCCGACCGGCTCGACGCCCTCGATCATCGGGAAGGCGAAGCCGCGGGTGGCGAGGAACTCCTGGGCTTCCGCGGAGAGCAGGTGGCGGACGAACAGGTCCGCGAGTTCGGGGTCGGCAGCGCCGTCGAGGACGCTCGCGCCGGCGGTGTTGACGAGCGCGCTGGCGTCGTTCTCGGTGAACGCCAGGTCGAGGGGGGCGTCGGGAGTGTTGGCGAACACGAGCATGGGGTAGTAGTGGTTCGTCAATCCGAGGCCGACCTCGCCGTTCGTGATGCCCTGCGAGACGGTGGCGTACTCGCTGTCGTAGCGCGCGGGGTTCTGGTCGAGCATGTTGTTCAGCCACTCGCGGGTGCCGTCCTCCCCGCGGAGCTGGCGCATCGCGGTGACGAACCCGTGGAACGCGCCGTACGTGGGAGCCCACCCGATGGTGTCGGTGAAGCGGTCCTCGGTCGCAATCGCGTCGACGCTGGCGGGAATCTCGGACGCGCTGAACTGGTTCGTGTTGTAGGGAATCGCGCGCGACCGGCCGGCGACGCCGGCCCACTGGTCGGTCACGAACCGGTCGTCGGCGACCATCGAGGTGGCGTCGCTGGAGAGGTCGAGGGTGGCGCTGTTGTCCGCGACGTACGCCAGCGAGCCGGCGTCGACCGACCAGAAGACGTCGGCCTGCGTGGTGTTGCTCTCGTACTCGTCGACGATGACGTTCGCGAGCTGCGAGGACGGCTGCGTCTGGGCGGACGCCTCGAAGCCGTCGTAGTACTGGTTGAGGAGGTCGATGAGCGTGGTGTAGCGGCCGCCCTCGCCGCCGCCGAGGTAGATGGAGAGTTCGCCGTCGAGGTCGGGGAGGTCCTCGATGGAGGTGCCGCCGGGCGCGGGCCGGCCGGAGACGAGTTCGCCGGAGCCACGGAAGTCCGCGAGCGTCGGCTGGTCGCCGTCACCGCCGCTGCCGCTCCCGCCGTCGCCGAGGATGCCCGTACAGCCCGCGAGTGCGGTCGTCGAAGCTACACCCGCCGCCGCGAGGAAGCGCCGGCGCGTCTGGCTGTGTCGCTCACTCATGTGTTGGATTAGGCCGGCCTAAAACTCTTATAACTACCGGTTCCGGTGCCCGCGGCCGGGTCAGTCGTCGGCGGGCGCAGGCGCGCGCTGGTCCGCCAGCGCCGCACAGCAGTCCACCCAGTCCAGCAGGTACTCCCCGCACTCCACGAGGAACGCGCCGTTGTTGTACTCCTCGTAGTCGCCCTCCACGAGGCGCTCGCCGACTGCACGCGCAACAGCCTCGTAGGAGTCCTCCTCGGGCTCGACGGCCGCGACCTCCGTCCAGAAGTGCTCGTTGAGTTCGAGGCCCGCGACCTCGTTGGCGAGGTCGTCGAACGTCGACCGCGGAGCCTTGTTGTGCTTGCACAGCGGCGCGCCGTTGTAGAGTTCGCCGCCCACCACGTCGGCCGCACGCTTCAGGAGTACGCCGCTCCAGATGTCGTCGAAGCGCCCGACTTCCCACGCGTTGTCGTCCATCGGGAACTGGTAGAACGCGGGCACGACCTCGCGGCGGAACGCGAGGTTCATCGAGCACACCGTGAGATAGTCGCCCTCCGCCGCGACGAAGTCGCGGTCGAAGTCCTCGAAGCCCGTGCGCGTCTGCGCCTGGCCCTGCAGGTCGCCGTCCATCAGGATGCGCACCGCGTCGAGGTCCGGGACGTTCGTCCAGAGGCCCTGCGAGGCGACCACGTGGTCCGTCTCGGTCGTGTCCGTCTCGACGTCCTCGTCCATCGCGGAGTAGGGGTAGCCGCGCGGGTAGAGGTCGGAGTCGGACTGGTAGAGGACGTTCACCCAGTGCTCGTCCGAGGACACTTCCTCGACACTCCCCTCGTGGGCGAGGTTGTCGAGGTGCGTGCCGAAGAAGTCCCACTCGTCGTGGGGGAGCGTGTCGTCGTCGATGAACACGCCGTACTCGAAGTCGTTCGCCCAGAGGTAGAGCAGGCCGAACGACGTCTGGGCGTGGCTGGCAGCGGGAATCAGGTGGCTGTACTGTTCGAGGCCCTGCTCGTCGAACCACGCCTCGCGGTCGCTGCCGTCGAAGACAGCGCCGGCGACGCCCTCCTCGTCGAGCATCTCGCGCATCCCCTCGGTGTCACAGAACTCCTCGGTGACGAGGACGACGAACAGGCGGTCCAGGTCGAAGCCGTGGTCGCGGGCGTTCCGGAAGTACTCGCGCATGCACTCGTACTCCCGAATCGTCGGCACGACCACGCAGACGTCTCGGGTCATCCGTTGGAGGCGTCTATTTAGGCCACCCTAAAGTACGTGTCGATGTTTAGGCCGTCCTAAATACTCAGGTGAGGCCGGCGACCGACTGCTGGAGGCGCACCGTCGGCGGCACCAGCAGGCCGCCCAGCAACACCAGAAACACGTGGAACACGCCGTCGGCGACCGCAGCGGGCGCGAGCAGCGCCAACGCTTCGGCGGCCGCCACGCCGGTCGCGCACACCAACACGAGCAGCAGGTGGCGGCGCAGGCTGTCCAGCGCGGTGCCGTGCGCCAGCGTCTCCAGGCGCTCGCTGAACACGACGCCGTACGCCGCGAACCCGAGCGCGCCCAGCGCCTTCACGCCGGCCGCTATCGCGGGCTGGTCGATGAGCAACACGACCAGCCACTCCGCGGCGATGACGACGACGAACCCGAATTCGAGCCGTCTGACCCGGTCGAGCGAAACCGCGCGCTCCTCGGGCGACGGCGCGAGCGCGCTGTTGAAGTACACCTCCCGCAGCGCGAACGTCAAAAACGCGATGGCCACGAGCAGCGAGACGTCCGCGAACGCGCGCACCACGCTCGCGTCCCGCACCGTCAACACGAGCCCGAGCACGCCGAAGGCCGCGAACGCCAGCCCGAGGTACGTGAGGTACCCCCAGAAGTCGTCGTACCCCTCCAGTCGGTCGAACGCGTAGTTCTGGACCGCGTAGTACGTGAACGCCAGCCCGGCGACGAGGACGATACCGTAGGCCGCGAACGCGACCGCCGACAGCGTCTCCGCGGCGGTCATCCGCCCACCCCGTCGAGGTCGGCGGCGAAGTCGTCGAGCGCGCGCTGGAAGTCCAGCAGGGTGGCGAACCGCGCGCGCTTCTCCGGGGCCAACGCCCGCGCGAACAGGTCGTCGGCGCTCGCCGGAAGCGCCGGATTCTGTTCGGACGCCGGAATTCGTCCCTCGTCGTCGCCCGGCGGTTCACCCGTCAGCAGGAAGTACGTCAGCGCGCCCAGCCCGTAGACGTCCGTCGCCTGGTCGAAGCGGCCGTACGTCTCCGGGTTGTGGTGCTCGGGGGCCGCGAACGCGGCCGGAACCGGCGGCGTGCGGCGCGCGCTGGCGGCGTGCGCGAACCCCCAGTCGCCGAGCAGCGGCGCGTCCCACGTCCGCGCGCCCGTCTCCACGAACCGCACCGCGCCCGAGCGGATGCCGCCGTGGACGACGCCCCGCGAGTGGGCGTGACTGACCGCGCGCGTGAGGACGCTGGCGTCCCAGACGGCCTCCGCTAGCGTCACCGGCGCGCCGCGGCCGTCGAGCGTGTCGCCGTCGTCGTAGCGCGTCGCCAGCCAGCGCGCGCCATAGCCGAGCACGGCGACCACGTGGTCGTGATCGTCGACGCCCGCCCACTGCTCGACGGCGTCAGCGAACGCCGACGCGACCGCGCTCTCGTCGGCGTGCAGCCGCCGGACCGTCGCCAGCCCGTGTTCGAGCACGTCCTCGTCGACGTCCGCGCGGTAGTCGGTCGTCAGCACGCCCTCGCGGAGTTTCAGGTTCGGCGAGACGGCCTCGGCGTCGAGTGTCACGTCCGGCGGGTCCGGAATCTCCGCAGGCGGCCCCGCGTCGGCCTCGTCAGTCTCGGTCTCCTCGCCGCGGACCGGCGCGTTCTGCCCGAACGAGACGTGAACCGGCCGCGAACGGTCGTCGTCGGCGTTCACCGTGACCACGGAGACGCCGTCGGGGAACAGGTCCGCGTACGCCGGGTGCGAGCGCACGACCATCGGGTAGCCCGCGTCCTCCGCGCGCTCCGCGATGGCGGCCGTCACCTCGGCGACCGCCTGCTTCGCGTACCGCTGGACGAGCGCGTCCTCGGACTGCGTGAGCGGCGCAATCGCCGACAGGCCCGTCGAGGCCCGGGCGGGGTAGGACTTCGTGACGCCCGCGAGCGCGACCACGCCGTTCTGCCGGACGAGCGGGTCGTCGGCCCGCGTCAGCGAGACGAGGTCGGAGAACTGCACGGAGAGCGCGTCGGGCTGGCGCTCGGCGAGTTCCGCGAGCACCCACGTCGCGCCCCGCCGCACCCACACGTCGTCGTCACGGATCGCGTCGCGGACGTCGTCGAGGACGGCGCGGACCTCGGTCGGCTCGGTGGTGACGGCCTCCACGAGCCGCCACGCGGCACCCGCGCGCTCGTCGGCGTCGTCGCTGTGGAGGCGCTCGGCGAGCTCCTCGACGCCGTCGGCGTCCACGGACTGCCGGAGCGCGGCAACCCGTTCCTCGTCGACCGGGCCGTCTGTGTGACGTTCCATGCGCGTTGCTATCGAGCCAACTTCGCCGGCACCCGCATTGAACCTTCGGCTTTCCCCGGTGGTTTTGCTGCCCCGGCACCTCTCGCCCGGTATGGGAGACATCTGGGACCGGGCGACGCTCGCCGAGACGCCCGCCCGCGAGACGGCGCTGGCGTGCGTCGAGGCCGGCATCGACGCTGCACACCCCGCTCGCGTCGTGGCCGACGAAATCGCGGTCGACAGAGAGACGCTCCGCGTCGCGGACGCGACCTACGACCTCGCCGGCCACGACCGCGTCGTCGTGCTCGGCGGCGGGAATGCGGCCGCACACGTCGCTCGCGTGCTCGCCGACGCGCTCGGTGACCGACTCGACGGCGGGTGCGTGGTGACCGACGACCCTATCGACGTGCCAGGCGTGGCCGTGCTCCCGAGCGACCACCCCGTGCCTTCGGAGCGCGGCGTCGCCTCCACCAAGGAACTGCTCGACGCCGCCCGCGGCTGCGACGCCGACACGCTCGTGCTCGCGGTGATAACCGGGGGCGGCAGCGCGGTGCTGCCCGCGCCCGCAGACGGACTCTCCCTATCTGACTTGCAGGCCACGACGGAGGCGCTGTTGCGCTCGGGCGCGCCGATTCACGACGTGAACGCCGTCCGCAAACACTGCTCGGCGCTGAAGGGCGGCCAGCTCGCGCGAGCGCTCGCGCCGGCGACCGTCGTGACGCTCGTGTTCAGCGATGTCGTCGGCAACGACCTTGACGTCGTCGCCAGCGGACCCACAGTCTCGGACACCTCGACGTACGGCGACGCCCTGGCCGTCCTCGACGACTACGCGGTCGACGTTCCCGCCGCAGTCCGCGACCGCCTCGAACGCGGCGCGCGTGGCGATCTCCCGGAGACACCTAGTGAGGACGACCCGGCATTCGAGGACGTCGACACGCACGTGCTCGCGGACGGCTCTACTGCGCTCGCCGCGGCCAGCGACGCCGCCCGCGAGCGCGGCTACGAGACCCTGATTCTGTCCTCGTGTATCGAGGGCGAAGCCCGCGAGGTCGGTGGAGTCCACGCCGCGATTGGAACGGACGCCGCGAACACGGGCAACCCGGTCGACCCGCCCGCCGTCGTGCTCTCGGGCGGCGAACTCACGGTGACCGTCGAGGGCGACGGCGACGGCGGCCCGAATCAGGAATGCGCGCTCGCCGCCACCCATCGGCTCCCCGACGGCGCGGCGTTCGCGTGCGTGGACACGGACGGCATCGACGGCGCGAGCGAGCACGCCGGCGCGCTCGTCGACAGCGAGACGGTCGACGACCTGGCCGACGCCCGCGCGGCGCTCCACGAAAACGACGCCGGCGGCTTCCTCGCCGACCAGAACGCGCTGCTCCGTACTGGTCCGACTGGAACGAACGTCAACGACCTGCGCGTGCTCGTCGTCGAGAACTGAGCGCCTACCTGAATCAAGGAGGGTCCCGGCCTTTGGCCGGGCGTGAATCCGACACCCCACGCCACTACCCACGTTCGACGCTCATTCCGGGGTATCTTCTCTGACTTTCTTCTCGCCTTCGAGGAGTAACCCTTTCCACGTCAATCCACGGTGCTTCTTCAATTCCTTCAACCGCTTGTACTGTTCTTCGTCATCGAACTCGATTCGGACTGCAACCATATAGTAGCACACAGAACACATATTTATGTGTGTTCGGGTGCAACCAGTAGTTGATGAAGCGATCCAACACGTTCGATGTGGTGCCTCAGTCCGAGGAGGACGAGGAGTTGCTTCGACGCCTGTTGGACGCTTCTGCCGCTCTCTGGAACGAAATCAACTACGAGCGCCGCGAGAACTACGCCGACCCCGACGGAGACGTGTGGGACATCAGCGAGTATCGTGGGCGCTATGGCGGGACGGTCGGTGCTTCGACGGTTCAGCAAATCGAACGTAAGAACCGCGAAGCATGGAAGTCGTTCTTCGCGCTCAAGGAGAAGGGCGAAGCTAACGGCAAGCCCGGATTCTGGGGGAACTCGGAAGATGGACGCGAACTCCGGGCGTACATACGCAACACGTCGTACTCCGTTGAGTGGGGTGAATACTCCCGGCTCGAAATTCTCGTCGGCCAAGACCTAAAAGACGAGTACGGGCTTGGATACCGCGAACGCCTCCGGCTTGAAGTTCGGGGCAATCCCAATTGGAAGGAGTACGAGAAGCAGGGTCGGTTGGAGTTGTTCTACGACGAGCAAGCACAAACGTTCAGGGCCTTTCAGCCAGTCACCGTTGATGATTCTCGACTGGCACACCCACTGGCTTCGGAAGAAGCCGCTCTGGACATCGGTGCGAACAACCTCGTCGCCTGCACAACCACAACCGGCACCCAACTCCTGTACGAAGGACGCGACTTGTTCGAGCGGTTCCGCGAGACGACGCGAGAAATCGCGCTACTCCAATCACTCTTGGAGGAAGGTCGGTACAGTAGTCACCGTATCCGACGCCTGTACGACCGACGCACCAAGCGGCGTGACCACGCCCAAGACGCGCTCGCCCGTGACCTCATCGAACGGCTGTACGACGAAGGCGTTTCGACAGTGTACGTAGGGGCGTTGACGGACGTACTTGAAACGCACTGGTCGGTGGAGACGAACGCGAAGACGCACAACTTCTGGGCGTTCCGAGCGTTCATAAACCGGCTGGCGTGTACTGCCGAAGAATACGGTATCTCAGTGGAAGTACGGTCTGAGGCGTGGACGAGTCAGGAGTGTCCGAACTGTGGTTCGATAGAAGATACGACGCGTCACCGCGACACGCTGACGTGCCCATGTGGATTCGAGGGTCACGCTGACCTCGTGGCCTCAGAGACGTTCTTGAGACGGCAGACAACGGTAACACGGTCGATGGCACGGCCTGTATGCCTCAAGTGGGACGACCATCACTGGTCAGAGTTACCACGCTCAGTTCCCAACGAGGAGCATACGAACCCGCAAGTTGCCTCCGTGGGCCGGTAAGCGATACCCCCAGCGCGAGGAAACCCCGGCGTTCACGCCGGGGAGGATGTCATAGCCAGCGGGAGAACACGGACTCGTCCGTGTCCCGGTGGACGGTTAGGACCGGGCCGGACTCGCCGTCCTGTTCGACTTCGTCGGTCGTCGACCCGAAGAGGAACCGCCTGAGCCGCCCCTTCTCGGGCGCGCCGAGCACCGTCACGTCGTGGTAGCCGGCGTGCTCGATGATTTCGTCCGCGGGCTCGGCGGCCTCGACGACGTGGTGGTCGACTTCGACGTCGTCGCCCAGCCGGTGCTCGTAGGCGTCCAGCAGCGCGTCAACGTCCCCTCGCTCCGACTCGCTCGCGTCCTCGCCGACGACGTGGAAGAGTTCGATCCAGCAGCCGGAGGCGCGCGCAATCGCCTCCGCGATGCGCGTCGCCAGCCCCGAGTGTGGCCCCTTCGCTACCGGCACGAGGATGCTGGACGGCGACTCGAAGGTGTCCATGCGCGTCCCGACGACGTTGTGACACCGCGACGCGACCGTCTGCTCGTCGCGGCCCCGCGAGAAGAAGCCCTGTTCCTCGCGGTCGACGACCGTCGCCGTTATCGAGTGCGAGTCGACGAACGCGTCGAGGACCCCGTTCGAGAACTCGTCCTCGAACTGCGCGACGGGGACGTCGAACTCCTCGCGGACCGCCAACTCCAGTTCCGCCTCGTCGCGCAGTTCGTTCGCGTCCGCCAGCCCGCCCGCCTCGGTCGCGTGCAGGATGTACAGTTCGCCGTCGCTCCCGAACGTGATGCTCGCGCCGAGGAGGCTCGTCTCCGTCCGGTTCGCGGCTTCGCAGAACGGCACGAGGATGCGCTGCTCGTCGGCCGGCCAGTCGACGCCCTCGTGGTCGAGGACTTGCGGCCACGGTCGGTCGCCGGAGTTGATGCTCATGGGGGCTGTTCGGCCGACGAAGTGATAAATTACCGCCGTCGTCGCCACGGTTCTGAGACGTTGTGTAAATTTTGTTCGTCCAGATTATTCTATAATATCGGAACAGAGGGACAGCAGTTCGAGCGTAGTTCAAACGTATATATTGTAATAGTGGAATTTAGTTTTCGAGCGGGAAGAAACATACGTGTGGATGTGGAACGGGGGGACGATGGAAGGCAACGACTCGAACCCCCTCGAACCCCGCGAGGACGCCGGTCGGTTCCGCTACCTCTTCGAGCACGTGCAGGACGCCGTCGTGGAGTTCGAACTGGACGACGAGGAGCCCATCGTCGCGACGGTCAACCACTCGTTCTGTGAGATGTTCGGCGTGGACCGCGGGGAAGTCGTGGGTGCGTCGCTGAACGACCTCATCGTCCCGAGCGAGCGGGTGACCGAGAGCAACCGCTTCGACCAGCGCACCGCCGCGGGCAAGTCGAACTACGCCATCGTCGACCGGCGCACCGAGGACGGCCTGAAGACGCTGCTCTACCGGGGCATCCCCTCCGACGGCGGCGACGGCGGGTTCGCGCTGTACACCGACCTCACCGACGAGATTCGCCAGGAGCGCGAATTGTCGGTGCTCAATCGCGTGCTCCGGTACAACCTCTCCGAGGAAGTCGACGCCTTGCTCGATCACGCCGAGGCCCTCGCCGCGTCGGTCGAGGACCCCGAACTGGTCGACACCGCGCGAGGAATCCGGGAGCGCGCGCTCGCACTCGACCGCACCAGCGAGGAAGCGAGGGATATCGAGCGCGTGTTGGACGCGGACCCGGACCTGGAGCCGACCGACCTCGGCCACGTGGTGCAGTCGGCGCTCGACGACGTGCCCTTGGTCGACTACGCGGACGTGACCGTCGACGTCGAGGACGCGCCGCGAGTCATGTCCGGGGGCCACCTCGACCGTGCGGTCGCCGCACTCGTCGACAACGCGATTCGCTACACCGACGACGAGACGCCCAGCGTCCAGGTTACCGCGCGCCGGACGGACGGCGAAGTCGCGCTGACGGTGAGCGATGACGGGCCTGGCCTCCCGGACAAGGAGCGGCGGCTCCTCACCGGCGACATCGACCTGACGCCGCTCGACCACGGGAGCGGGCTCGGCCTGTGGCTGGTTCGGTGGATTGCGACCGCCTACGACGGCGCTGTCACGTACGAAGAGCGTGCGAGCGGCGGGAGCGACGTCACGCTCGAACTCCGCGTCGCGTCGGAGCGCTAAACGACGGTGGGAGTGGGATGAGACGTATTCGAGGACGAGAATTCGGACAGACCACCGTGCAGCGGCGACATTTCTTGTCCGGTCGCGTGTCGGCGCGAACGTGAAAGCGTAAAGACCCCGCTCCGAGACGGTGGGGGTATGGACCGCGTAGCAATCATCGGTGCGTCGATGACGACGTTCGGCGACCGCGACGCGTGGGTGCGGGAGTTGCTGGCGGAGGCCGGCGACGCCGCCCTGCGGGACGCGGGCGTGGACGGCGACGACCTCGACCACCTCTACGTCTCGAACATGGCCAGCGGCGAGTTCGAGGGACAGACCGGCGTCCCGAACGCGCTCGCCCACGACCTCGGCGCGCTCGGCGCGTACACCCAGCGCGTCGACCAGACGAGCGCCTCCGGCGGCGCGGGCATCTACGCCGCGTGGCAGTCCGTCGCCTCCGGCGCGAGCGACATGACGCTGCTCGTCGGCGGCGAGAAGATGACCCACAAGACCACGGGCGAGGCGACGGACGTCATCGCCAGCCTCACCCACCCCGTGGAGTACAAGCACGGCGTCACGCTCCCGAGTTTCGCGGGCCTCACCGCGCGCAAGTACCTCGACGAGTACGACGCGCCCCGCGAGAGCCTCGGCAAGGTCGCCGTGAAGAACCACCGCAACGGCGTGGACAACCCCCACGCGCAGTTCCGCAAGGAAGTCGACCTGGAGACGGTGCTGGACTCGCCAATCGTCGCGGACCCGCTGCGGCTGTACGACTTCTGCCCCATCACGGACGGCAGTTCCGCGCTGCTGTTCTGTCCGGAGTCCGTCGCCGAGGAGTACGCCGACGACTACGTCGTCGTCTCCGGCATCGGCGGCGCGACCGACACCCACGTCGTCCACGAGCGCGAGGACCCGACGACCATGCAGGGCGTCGTGGAGTCCTCCGAAATCGCCTACGAGATGGCCGACTGCGGCCCCGAGGACGTCGACTTCGCGGAGCTCCACGACATGTTCACGATTCTGGAGTTCCTCCAGAGTGAGGACCTCGGCTTCTTCGAGAAGGGCGAGGGCTGGAAGGCCGTCGAGGAGGGCGTCACCGACCGCGACGGCGACCTCCCCATCAACACGTCCGGGGGCCTCAAGTCGAAGGGCCACCCGCTCGGCGCGAGCGGCGTCGCACAGGCGTACGAACTCTACGTGCAGTTGCTCGGCGACGCGGGCGACCGACAGGTCGAGGGCGACGTCGGCCTCGCCTGCAACGTCGGCGGCTTCGGCAACTGCGTGACCACCACCATCCTCGAACAGCCATGAGCTTCGACGCACACCGCTGCCCGAACGGCCACGTCACGTACCCCGGACACACGCGCTGCCCGGAGTGCGGGGAGGAACAGACCGGGACCATCGACCTCGCCGAACGCACCGGCACGGTCGTCACGTGGACGACCGCCACGGCGACGCCGCCGGGCGTCCGCGAGCCCAACCACCTCGCAATCGTCGAGTTCGAGGTGGAGGGCGAGAGCGTGCGCGCGCTCGGTCAGCTCACGACCGCCGACGGCGTCGAAATCGGCGACGACGTCGAACCGGTGTACGCAGAAGAGCTACGCGACCCCGAGGCGGGCATCCGCGAGCCCGACAGCCACGAGTGGGACGGCTACCGGTTCGAACCGGTTTAGTTTTCACTCGAGGCGGTCTCGTAGCTGAGCAACGTAGGGGCTATTGCCCCAGTTCCGGTGTGGACTAATCGTTGCCAACAGCGTTCGTGCGTCGTCGTCGCTCATGTGGTCGTTCCGAGCGTAGTCACAGACGAGTCGTGGCGTCGGGGCGATCCGTGGCCCCTGCAAGACCGCGTGGATGAGCGGGAAGTTCGTCCCGCCGAACTCGTCAGTGAGGAAGCCATCGACGGCAAGCGCGTTCGCGAGCACGATTCCATCGGTTTCGCCGTCGTCGAGGCCAAACGTTGGCCGCGAGTCCGGAGTGTCGTCACGCTCGTAGGGGTCCTCGATGGTGTAGTAGTCGCGAGCCGCGAGGACATTCGTCGCTGCGGCGCCGTGAATATCCTGATACTGCGTGAGCGCCTGAAGTTCCGTGACGACTTCCGGCGGGACGGATACGTCACACGAGGTGAGCAGATACTGCAGCGGGTCCGGAGCGGTACCAGTATCGTACGTTGCGTCAGCACGAGGCACAGCCAGACTGACTATCGCGCTCGTGTCGGTGACGACCGTCCGCAGTCGGTGGCCGGTCATCGCTCGTCGTCGGCGGTATCGACCTTCGTCGCGTCGTCACCGTAGATGTCGACGTCCTCAGGGGCCCCGATATCCAGTGGCTCGTCTTCAAGGTCCGCCTTGAGGAGGCGGAGGCGCTGGGCGGTTTCGGTGCCAACCAGTTGCTTGACGGTCTCGAATTCGAGCTGGTCGTCATAGTACTTCGTCGCGA encodes the following:
- a CDS encoding thiolase family protein, which gives rise to MDRVAIIGASMTTFGDRDAWVRELLAEAGDAALRDAGVDGDDLDHLYVSNMASGEFEGQTGVPNALAHDLGALGAYTQRVDQTSASGGAGIYAAWQSVASGASDMTLLVGGEKMTHKTTGEATDVIASLTHPVEYKHGVTLPSFAGLTARKYLDEYDAPRESLGKVAVKNHRNGVDNPHAQFRKEVDLETVLDSPIVADPLRLYDFCPITDGSSALLFCPESVAEEYADDYVVVSGIGGATDTHVVHEREDPTTMQGVVESSEIAYEMADCGPEDVDFAELHDMFTILEFLQSEDLGFFEKGEGWKAVEEGVTDRDGDLPINTSGGLKSKGHPLGASGVAQAYELYVQLLGDAGDRQVEGDVGLACNVGGFGNCVTTTILEQP
- a CDS encoding OB-fold domain-containing protein, giving the protein MSFDAHRCPNGHVTYPGHTRCPECGEEQTGTIDLAERTGTVVTWTTATATPPGVREPNHLAIVEFEVEGESVRALGQLTTADGVEIGDDVEPVYAEELRDPEAGIREPDSHEWDGYRFEPV